A genomic segment from Limosilactobacillus sp. encodes:
- a CDS encoding MFS transporter, with amino-acid sequence MEDNQRRTIVTGALLLSNIMAGMDGTIVNTALPAITSDLHALQYMGWIVATFLLGMAVATPLWSKFGEHKGNKVAYICATTLFMVGAIFQGMAPNILWFIIARTVMGIGAGGMNTIPFIVFAEIYQNLRKRAEVLGLSSACFGGASIIGPLLGGFLVDTWSWHWVFYVNVPIAIIAITIISLFYRNSGQQAAGKPVDYLGAALLVTSLTTILVAVQLIGTVAWWIVALLVLIGLALLAWMARVDAHAADPIVPSRLFKNRELVIDFLLFVIIWGSFIAFITYIPMWAQGLLGLSALLGGMTQIPGAITNFIGSELVPFLQERWGKYWIVTAGASSIFIAFLGILLAGENAPFWLLLAMGAFEGMGVGLVFNILQISVQTDAELRDVPIATSMGYLLRILSQTLMAAAYGVILNNQLFRGVKTHHGITMTMLNKLSNAETADTLPRALVPTMRNILYSGYRDIVIGAIVLIVISLLIVIPLGWHHHLANAAKD; translated from the coding sequence ATGGAAGATAACCAGCGACGGACAATTGTAACCGGGGCCCTCTTACTGTCGAACATCATGGCCGGCATGGACGGGACGATCGTCAACACGGCCCTGCCGGCAATCACCAGTGACCTCCATGCCCTGCAGTACATGGGCTGGATCGTGGCCACCTTTTTGCTGGGGATGGCGGTGGCCACGCCCCTCTGGAGCAAGTTTGGTGAGCACAAGGGTAACAAGGTGGCCTACATCTGCGCGACGACGCTGTTCATGGTCGGGGCGATCTTTCAGGGGATGGCGCCGAACATTCTCTGGTTTATCATCGCCCGGACGGTCATGGGGATCGGCGCCGGTGGGATGAACACGATTCCCTTCATCGTCTTTGCCGAAATTTACCAAAACCTGCGCAAGCGGGCGGAGGTACTGGGTCTCTCCAGCGCCTGCTTCGGTGGGGCCTCGATCATCGGCCCGCTGCTGGGGGGCTTTTTGGTCGATACCTGGAGCTGGCACTGGGTCTTCTACGTCAACGTTCCAATCGCCATCATCGCGATCACGATCATCAGCCTCTTCTACCGCAACTCCGGTCAGCAGGCGGCCGGCAAGCCCGTCGACTATCTGGGAGCGGCCCTGCTGGTGACCAGCCTGACGACGATCCTGGTGGCCGTTCAATTGATCGGCACGGTGGCCTGGTGGATCGTGGCCCTGCTGGTGCTGATTGGCCTGGCCCTGTTAGCGTGGATGGCCAGGGTTGATGCCCATGCCGCCGACCCGATCGTGCCGAGCCGGCTCTTCAAGAACCGCGAGCTGGTGATTGACTTCCTGCTCTTCGTGATCATCTGGGGATCCTTTATCGCCTTTATCACCTACATTCCGATGTGGGCGCAGGGGCTCTTGGGGTTGAGTGCCCTGCTCGGGGGGATGACCCAGATTCCCGGGGCGATCACGAACTTCATCGGCTCGGAACTGGTACCATTTCTCCAGGAGCGCTGGGGCAAGTACTGGATCGTGACCGCCGGGGCAAGCAGCATCTTCATCGCCTTCCTGGGGATCCTGCTGGCCGGTGAAAACGCGCCGTTCTGGCTTCTGCTTGCCATGGGGGCCTTTGAGGGGATGGGCGTGGGTCTGGTCTTTAACATCCTCCAGATCAGCGTCCAGACCGATGCCGAGCTCCGCGACGTCCCGATCGCGACCTCGATGGGCTATTTGCTCCGGATCCTGAGCCAAACCCTGATGGCCGCGGCCTATGGGGTAATCCTAAACAACCAGCTCTTCCGGGGCGTGAAGACCCACCACGGCATCACAATGACGATGCTCAACAAGCTGTCCAACGCGGAGACGGCCGATACCCTGCCACGGGCGCTGGTGCCGACGATGCGCAACATCCTTTACAGCGGCTACCGCGACATCGTGATCGGGGCGATCGTCCTGATCGTCATCTCGCTGTTGATCGTGATCCCGCTGGGCTGGCACCATCACCTAGCCAACGCGGCGAAGGATTAA
- a CDS encoding threonine/serine ThrE exporter family protein codes for MSKNDELMSEFEPARHLSNKHHMAIPWQDFFTNDNFTPASEANLVERAAIVGRIGLMMLSYGTGAWRVRDSMNTVARKLKMTCTVDIGLVSLEYTCMDAHHSYTQAVSLPSTGVNTTKLSKMERFIDEFDEHGDELTIGEIHSRLETIAHSKGNYAPYQVGLAAALACSAFVFLLGGGPIEMVCSFIGAGLGNYVRRKLIDRHITLFACVGVAVAVACLTYLLSLSLLQLGLGVSSRHEAGYIGAMLFIIPGFPFITSGLDISKLDMRSGLERMTYAIAIILVATLVGWIMAMAVNLRPENFAALPLSATALLLLRIPASFCGVFGFSIMFNSTPKMAAIAGLIGAVANTTRLELVDLIGMPAGAAAFIGALIAGLLASIVKRKVRYPQISITVPSIVIMVPGLYLYRGMYNLGLTSISVGALWITKAVLIILFLPLGLVAARILTDSKWRHNG; via the coding sequence ATGAGCAAAAATGACGAACTAATGTCTGAATTTGAACCAGCACGGCACCTGTCCAACAAGCACCACATGGCGATCCCGTGGCAGGACTTCTTCACGAACGACAACTTCACACCGGCCAGTGAGGCCAACCTGGTGGAGCGGGCGGCAATCGTCGGGCGGATCGGCCTGATGATGCTCTCGTACGGAACCGGGGCTTGGCGAGTCCGTGACTCGATGAACACCGTAGCCCGGAAGCTGAAGATGACCTGCACTGTCGACATCGGCCTGGTGTCGCTGGAGTACACCTGCATGGACGCCCACCACAGCTACACCCAGGCGGTTTCTTTGCCCAGCACGGGGGTCAACACGACCAAGTTGTCTAAGATGGAGCGCTTCATCGACGAGTTTGACGAACACGGTGACGAGCTGACGATCGGTGAGATCCATTCGCGCCTGGAAACGATCGCCCATTCCAAGGGCAACTACGCCCCCTACCAGGTAGGCCTGGCGGCGGCATTGGCCTGCAGCGCCTTCGTTTTCCTCCTCGGTGGGGGACCGATCGAAATGGTCTGCAGCTTCATCGGTGCGGGCCTAGGTAACTACGTCCGCCGCAAGCTGATTGATCGTCACATCACGCTCTTCGCCTGCGTCGGCGTAGCGGTGGCGGTGGCCTGCCTGACCTACCTGCTTTCGCTTAGCCTCCTGCAGCTGGGGCTGGGCGTCAGCTCCCGCCACGAGGCCGGCTACATTGGGGCGATGCTCTTCATCATCCCCGGCTTTCCCTTCATCACCAGCGGCCTGGACATCTCCAAGCTCGACATGCGCTCGGGGCTGGAACGGATGACCTACGCGATCGCTATCATCCTGGTGGCGACCTTGGTGGGCTGGATCATGGCGATGGCGGTGAACCTGCGGCCGGAAAACTTCGCCGCCCTGCCGCTGTCGGCCACGGCCCTGCTCCTCTTGCGGATCCCGGCCAGCTTCTGCGGGGTCTTCGGCTTCTCGATTATGTTTAACAGCACGCCGAAGATGGCGGCGATTGCCGGGCTGATCGGGGCGGTGGCCAACACGACCCGCCTGGAACTGGTCGACTTAATCGGGATGCCAGCGGGGGCGGCGGCCTTCATCGGTGCCTTGATCGCCGGGCTGCTGGCCTCGATTGTCAAGCGCAAGGTCCGTTACCCACAGATCTCGATCACCGTTCCTTCGATCGTCATCATGGTGCCGGGGCTCTACCTCTACCGGGGGATGTACAACCTCGGCCTGACCTCGATCAGTGTCGGGGCCCTGTGGATCACCAAGGCGGTCTTAATCATCCTCTTCCTGCCGCTCGGCCTAGTGGCGGCCCGGATCCTGACCGACAGCAAGTGGCGCCATAACGGCTGA
- a CDS encoding LysR family transcriptional regulator: MNTRDLQYFVALVKYKNYTQVAKQFRVSQPTITQAIQRLEREFNAQLVRKDRGHRDEMITRSGQLLFENARLINERIDLAHREISRANQKQIRFGLPPIIGKLYISRIVQEFSGDLLSRLKITSVGSRDLLNQIRSGKIDIAILGSTAPIKEPGVFADLITTRPFGIVVSDHHPLARRDRVSFKELANERFINFDQQYIHQAAFQAYCTYSRIKPQVMVYRLPDISWVKELVRQNLGISLLVRDAAINEPGIKVLELTDPVPERFYISVAMREGYVLSEDEQDFVNRLHQIRLDD, translated from the coding sequence ATGAATACGCGTGACCTACAGTATTTTGTCGCCCTTGTTAAATATAAGAACTACACCCAGGTGGCCAAGCAGTTTCGGGTGTCCCAGCCGACGATTACCCAGGCCATCCAGCGTCTGGAGCGGGAATTCAATGCCCAGCTGGTGCGCAAGGACCGGGGGCACCGGGACGAGATGATCACCAGGAGTGGCCAGCTCCTGTTCGAAAATGCCCGCCTGATCAACGAGCGGATTGACCTGGCCCACCGGGAAATTTCCCGGGCCAATCAGAAACAGATCCGTTTCGGCCTGCCGCCGATCATCGGGAAGCTTTACATTTCCCGGATCGTCCAGGAATTCTCGGGGGATCTCCTGTCCCGGTTGAAGATCACCTCGGTGGGCTCCCGGGACCTGCTCAACCAGATCCGCAGTGGGAAGATCGACATCGCCATCCTGGGTTCGACCGCCCCGATCAAGGAGCCCGGGGTCTTCGCGGACCTGATCACCACCCGGCCCTTTGGCATCGTCGTCAGCGACCACCATCCCCTGGCCCGTCGCGACCGCGTCAGCTTCAAGGAGCTGGCCAACGAGCGCTTCATCAACTTTGACCAGCAGTACATCCACCAGGCGGCTTTCCAGGCTTACTGCACCTACAGTCGGATCAAGCCCCAGGTGATGGTCTACCGGCTGCCGGACATTTCCTGGGTGAAGGAGCTGGTCCGGCAAAACCTGGGGATCAGCCTCCTGGTCAGGGACGCGGCCATCAACGAGCCGGGGATCAAGGTCCTGGAATTGACCGACCCGGTCCCGGAGCGTTTCTACATTTCCGTGGCCATGCGGGAGGGCTATGTCCTGAGTGAGGACGAGCAGGATTTCGTGAATCGCTTACATCAGATTCGCCTGGATGACTAG
- a CDS encoding anion permease, with the protein MEKLEHVNYKGFILPLVVGIVLWLMTPLKPAAVPVAGWHMFALFVGTIIACITRPLPIGGVSIVAFALTVLTKTVPMDKAIVGFGNASIWMIAMAFFIARGFIKTGLGRRIALNFVKAFGKRTLGLAYSLIGVDLILAPATPSNTARAGGVLYPIIESLSQSFGSDPKDGTERKIGSFLIFAEYHGDMITAAMFMTAMAANPLVQTLAKGCGVIITWTGWFLAALVPGIISLIVVPWLIYKMYPPEIKETPNAKEWADEQLAKMGPMTLPEKIMAVVFVVALLLWITGSFIGIDATLAAFIALALLLLTGVLSWQDVLHETGAWNTLTWFSVLVMMAGSLTALGFIPWLSKAISGSLHGMNWVLVLIILIVFYFYSHYLFASSTAHVTAMYSALLAVAISANVPPMLAALLLGFFGNLMASTTHYASGPAPVLFGSGYVPQSKWWSLNLILGVFYLVVWIGIGSLWMKVIGMW; encoded by the coding sequence ATGGAAAAATTAGAACACGTTAACTACAAGGGCTTCATCCTGCCCCTGGTGGTGGGGATTGTCCTCTGGCTGATGACACCGCTCAAGCCCGCGGCCGTACCGGTTGCCGGCTGGCACATGTTTGCCCTCTTTGTCGGCACGATCATCGCCTGCATCACCCGGCCCCTGCCGATCGGTGGGGTCTCCATCGTTGCCTTTGCCCTGACCGTTTTGACCAAGACGGTCCCGATGGACAAGGCGATCGTCGGCTTCGGGAACGCCTCGATCTGGATGATCGCCATGGCCTTCTTCATTGCCCGGGGCTTCATCAAGACCGGCCTGGGCCGCCGGATTGCCCTGAACTTTGTCAAGGCCTTTGGGAAGCGGACGCTGGGATTGGCCTACTCCCTGATCGGGGTTGACCTGATCCTGGCCCCGGCCACGCCAAGCAACACGGCCCGTGCCGGTGGGGTGCTCTACCCAATCATCGAATCGCTGTCCCAGTCCTTTGGTTCCGACCCGAAAGACGGGACGGAGCGGAAGATTGGTTCTTTCCTGATCTTTGCCGAATATCATGGTGACATGATCACGGCGGCCATGTTCATGACCGCCATGGCCGCCAACCCGCTGGTCCAGACGCTGGCCAAGGGTTGCGGCGTGATTATCACCTGGACGGGCTGGTTCCTGGCCGCCCTGGTGCCCGGCATCATTTCCCTGATCGTCGTTCCGTGGCTGATCTACAAAATGTACCCACCAGAAATCAAGGAAACGCCGAACGCCAAGGAATGGGCGGATGAACAGCTGGCAAAGATGGGCCCGATGACCCTGCCGGAAAAGATCATGGCAGTTGTCTTCGTCGTTGCCCTCCTGCTCTGGATCACCGGGAGCTTCATCGGCATTGATGCCACCCTGGCGGCTTTCATCGCGCTGGCCCTGCTGCTCCTGACCGGGGTGCTGAGCTGGCAGGACGTCCTGCACGAGACCGGGGCCTGGAACACTTTGACCTGGTTCTCCGTTCTGGTAATGATGGCCGGTTCGCTGACCGCCCTCGGCTTCATTCCGTGGCTGAGCAAGGCGATCAGTGGCTCCCTGCACGGGATGAACTGGGTGTTGGTCCTGATCATCCTGATCGTCTTCTACTTCTACAGCCACTACCTCTTTGCCAGTTCGACGGCCCACGTTACGGCGATGTACAGTGCCCTCTTGGCCGTAGCCATCTCCGCTAACGTCCCACCAATGCTGGCGGCCCTCTTGCTTGGGTTCTTTGGTAACCTGATGGCCTCCACGACCCACTACGCATCCGGCCCCGCACCGGTGCTCTTCGGTTCCGGCTACGTGCCGCAGTCGAAGTGGTGGTCGTTGAACCTCATCCTCGGGGTCTTCTACCTGGTCGTTTGGATCGGGATCGGCAGCCTCTGGATGAAGGTCATTGGCATGTGGTAA
- a CDS encoding flavocytochrome c, with amino-acid sequence MAEEFQPLSVSKLEDSYDAVIIGSGGTGLAAAIQAHELGMKVAVFEKEAELGGNTNRASSGMNAAETNVQLKHGVIDNVADFYHETYKDGGRLNDKDMLGYFVYHTAPAIDWLADHDIKLDDITVTGGMSKKRTHRPASMAPIGGFLVKSLLRVVAEEKIPVFNQTKVTKLLQDDAGRINGVHVNANGLIKTISAKAVILATGGFGASKEYIERFRPDLKDYKTTNQPGATGDGLKLAENVGAELMQMNLVQVHPTVQQDHPHVYLIGEAVRGEGAILVNAEGKRFVNELNTRKIVSNAITALPEHSAYLIFDQGIRDRAKAIEFYDKVGLVVHGDTIADLADKLKMDPAVLEETVKTWNTAVANHDDAAFNRTTGMDRGIDKPGFFAIHIAPAIHYTMGGIHITPKTQVLDGNGDVIPGLFAAGEVAGGLHGNNRVGGNSIAETIVFGRQAGQQVTLYVRGEH; translated from the coding sequence ATGGCAGAAGAATTTCAACCATTATCCGTTAGCAAACTAGAAGACAGCTACGACGCCGTCATCATCGGTTCCGGTGGGACCGGTCTGGCCGCCGCCATCCAAGCCCACGAGCTGGGGATGAAGGTCGCCGTCTTTGAAAAGGAAGCAGAGCTGGGTGGGAACACCAACCGGGCCTCTTCCGGAATGAACGCCGCCGAAACCAACGTTCAACTGAAGCACGGGGTAATCGACAACGTTGCCGATTTCTACCACGAAACCTACAAGGACGGGGGCCGGCTCAACGATAAGGACATGCTCGGCTACTTCGTCTACCACACCGCGCCGGCAATCGACTGGCTGGCCGACCACGACATCAAGCTGGATGACATCACCGTGACCGGGGGGATGTCCAAAAAACGGACCCACCGTCCGGCCAGCATGGCGCCAATCGGTGGTTTCCTGGTCAAGAGCCTGCTAAGGGTGGTCGCCGAAGAAAAGATTCCGGTCTTCAACCAGACCAAGGTCACCAAGCTGCTCCAGGACGACGCCGGCCGAATCAACGGGGTGCACGTCAACGCCAACGGCCTGATCAAGACGATCAGCGCCAAGGCGGTCATTCTGGCCACCGGTGGTTTCGGCGCCTCCAAGGAGTACATCGAACGCTTCCGTCCCGACCTGAAGGACTACAAGACGACCAACCAACCGGGGGCGACCGGTGACGGCTTGAAGCTGGCCGAGAACGTCGGTGCCGAGCTGATGCAGATGAACCTGGTTCAGGTTCACCCGACCGTTCAGCAGGACCACCCGCACGTCTACCTGATCGGTGAAGCGGTCCGTGGCGAGGGGGCCATCCTGGTCAACGCCGAGGGGAAGCGGTTCGTCAACGAACTGAACACCCGGAAGATCGTTTCCAACGCGATCACGGCCCTGCCGGAGCACAGTGCCTACCTGATTTTTGACCAGGGAATCCGTGATCGGGCCAAGGCCATCGAATTCTACGACAAGGTTGGCCTGGTCGTTCACGGCGACACGATCGCGGACTTGGCGGACAAGCTGAAGATGGATCCGGCCGTCCTGGAAGAGACGGTCAAGACCTGGAACACGGCCGTGGCCAACCACGACGATGCCGCATTCAACCGGACGACCGGAATGGACCGGGGCATTGACAAGCCAGGCTTCTTCGCCATCCACATCGCTCCGGCCATCCACTACACGATGGGTGGTATCCACATCACGCCAAAGACACAGGTTCTGGACGGCAATGGCGACGTGATCCCTGGACTCTTCGCGGCCGGTGAAGTTGCCGGTGGACTGCACGGAAACAACCGGGTCGGCGGTAATTCGATCGCCGAGACGATCGTCTTTGGTCGGCAGGCTGGCCAGCAAGTAACCCTGTACGTTCGCGGCGAACACTAG
- a CDS encoding class II fumarate hydratase: MTEYRTEEDTLGPVQIPADALWGPQTERSRHNFPTGQYMPLAIIRALLNIKKAAAQANMETKAISTEKGELIVQAIDELLSLSDEELRRDFPLKVYQTGSGTQTNMNTNEVVAHKAHQLNPDIEILPNDDVNKGQSSNDTFPTAMNVVALEALDKLKPAVQHMIDELKVKQDKYWKTVKVGRTHLQDAVPLTFGQEISGYVAALEHDLDYIKTLEPTLNELAIGGTAVGTGLNAAPGMPEKIAEKLSEVYGLHLTAKSNKFFGLANHSGLDVVHGALKTLAADMFKIAQDLRFLASGPRAGYDELNIPANEPGSSIMPGKVNPTQAEAVTMAAIRVFGNDTVVTMAASQGNFEMNVYKPVMIDAFLESADLLTGTITGFADKLVHGLTVNEKRMAELVDNSLMTVTALSPHIGYHDSAKIAQAADKAGSTLKEAALKSGKVTEAQYDEWMDMLKMTNVDRQD, translated from the coding sequence ATGACAGAATACCGTACTGAAGAAGATACTCTCGGCCCCGTTCAAATTCCCGCTGATGCCCTGTGGGGACCACAGACGGAGCGGAGTCGCCACAACTTTCCGACTGGCCAGTACATGCCCCTCGCCATTATCCGCGCCCTGCTGAACATCAAGAAGGCCGCCGCCCAGGCGAACATGGAAACCAAGGCGATTTCCACCGAAAAAGGTGAACTGATCGTCCAGGCCATCGACGAGTTACTGTCATTAAGCGACGAGGAGCTGCGCCGTGACTTCCCACTGAAGGTCTACCAGACCGGTTCCGGGACCCAGACCAACATGAACACGAACGAAGTAGTTGCCCACAAGGCCCACCAGCTCAACCCGGACATTGAGATCCTGCCAAACGACGACGTCAACAAGGGTCAAAGCTCCAACGACACCTTCCCAACGGCCATGAACGTGGTGGCCCTGGAGGCCTTGGACAAGCTGAAGCCGGCCGTTCAGCACATGATCGACGAGCTGAAGGTTAAGCAGGACAAGTACTGGAAGACGGTCAAGGTTGGCCGGACCCACCTGCAGGATGCCGTTCCGTTGACGTTTGGCCAGGAAATTTCCGGCTACGTGGCCGCCCTGGAACACGATCTGGACTACATCAAGACCCTGGAGCCAACGCTGAACGAACTGGCCATCGGTGGAACCGCCGTGGGGACCGGGCTGAACGCCGCCCCTGGCATGCCGGAAAAGATTGCCGAAAAGCTGAGCGAGGTTTACGGCCTGCACCTGACCGCCAAGAGCAACAAGTTCTTTGGCCTGGCCAACCACTCCGGCTTAGACGTTGTCCACGGCGCCCTGAAGACCCTGGCCGCCGACATGTTCAAGATTGCCCAGGACCTGCGTTTCCTCGCTTCAGGTCCGCGGGCCGGCTACGATGAATTGAACATCCCGGCTAACGAACCGGGTTCCTCCATCATGCCGGGGAAGGTTAACCCAACCCAGGCGGAAGCCGTTACGATGGCCGCTATCCGGGTCTTCGGAAACGACACCGTAGTTACGATGGCCGCTTCCCAGGGGAACTTTGAAATGAATGTTTACAAGCCGGTCATGATCGACGCCTTTCTGGAATCCGCCGACCTCTTAACCGGGACGATCACCGGCTTTGCGGACAAACTGGTTCACGGCCTGACCGTCAACGAAAAGCGGATGGCCGAACTGGTTGACAACTCCCTGATGACCGTGACCGCCCTGTCACCACACATCGGTTACCACGACAGCGCTAAGATTGCTCAGGCCGCTGACAAGGCCGGCAGCACGCTGAAGGAAGCGGCATTGAAGTCCGGTAAGGTTACCGAGGCCCAGTATGACGAATGGATGGACATGCTCAAGATGACCAACGTTGATCGTCAGGACTAA
- a CDS encoding sensor histidine kinase: MIQKFRYKFIAMSTTALLVVIMTIVGSICGLTYYHARQEVNNVLTILVDNEGQLPTSGQTKHYPQPQYTREGLQQYRYFSVTFDRADQLTSVEDDHITSIGPQTAKRLAQRAVKRGLKNGQMRYQGVAYAYRIRKQKKATTVVFLDESLLMARTTELMHTGTLLGVIVLLLYALLLTLYSRRAIRPIIQAEHRQKQFITNASHELKTPLTVISANTEMQELLGGENEWTKSTRQQVDRLTKLINNLVSLARMQEQPDITMAPVDISKLATSVSQSFSSVAKSGDKQFVTKIAPNLVVTGDENLLRELFNILLDNANKYCDPQGTIRMTVQPAKHTKNAVITVANTYKEGENEDYHRFFERFYRADESHTKNGKSGFGIGLSMAQYLIKLMKGKISAKYADHSLAFVITLKLSEK; the protein is encoded by the coding sequence ATGATCCAAAAGTTTCGCTATAAGTTCATCGCCATGTCGACCACGGCCCTGCTGGTGGTCATCATGACGATCGTCGGCAGCATCTGTGGCCTGACTTACTACCACGCCCGTCAGGAGGTCAACAACGTTTTGACCATCCTGGTGGACAACGAGGGCCAGCTGCCGACCAGTGGCCAGACGAAGCATTACCCGCAGCCGCAGTATACGCGCGAGGGGCTCCAGCAGTACCGCTACTTCAGCGTCACTTTTGACCGGGCCGACCAGCTGACCAGCGTGGAGGATGATCACATCACCAGCATCGGTCCTCAAACCGCCAAGCGGCTGGCACAGCGGGCGGTCAAGCGCGGCCTGAAGAACGGGCAGATGCGCTACCAGGGGGTGGCCTACGCCTACCGGATTCGCAAGCAAAAGAAGGCGACCACCGTGGTTTTCCTGGATGAGTCGCTGCTGATGGCACGGACGACCGAGCTGATGCACACCGGGACCCTGCTTGGGGTAATCGTGTTGCTTCTTTACGCCCTGCTTTTGACGCTCTATTCACGGCGGGCGATCCGGCCGATCATCCAGGCCGAGCACCGGCAAAAGCAATTCATCACCAACGCCAGCCACGAGTTGAAGACGCCGCTGACGGTCATCTCCGCCAACACGGAGATGCAGGAGCTGCTGGGTGGGGAAAACGAATGGACCAAGAGTACCCGCCAGCAGGTTGACCGCCTGACCAAGTTAATCAACAACCTGGTTTCCCTGGCCCGGATGCAGGAACAGCCGGACATCACGATGGCCCCGGTCGACATCAGCAAGCTTGCCACGAGCGTTAGCCAGAGCTTTTCTAGCGTGGCCAAGTCGGGGGACAAGCAATTTGTAACAAAGATCGCCCCGAATCTGGTGGTGACGGGGGATGAGAACCTCCTGCGCGAGCTCTTCAACATCCTGCTCGACAACGCCAACAAGTACTGCGATCCCCAGGGGACCATCCGAATGACCGTTCAACCGGCTAAGCACACTAAGAACGCCGTGATCACCGTCGCCAACACCTACAAGGAAGGCGAAAACGAGGACTACCACCGCTTCTTTGAACGCTTCTACCGGGCCGACGAGTCCCACACCAAGAACGGCAAGAGTGGCTTTGGGATCGGTCTTTCGATGGCCCAGTATCTGATCAAACTGATGAAGGGCAAGATCAGCGCCAAGTACGCCGATCATTCGCTGGCCTTCGTGATCACGCTGAAATTAAGTGAGAAGTAA
- a CDS encoding response regulator transcription factor, whose protein sequence is MRILVAEDEQQLAHVLATAMRTKGYQVDVVGDGQAAVDHAQENPYDVIILDIMMPVKSGLEALKEIRASGDSTYVMMLTAMGEEDDRVNGLDAGADDYLTKPFSLKELLARLRSRERRSEEFNRDVIQFGDLTLNSNDQSLESHNSISLTRKESRLLQYLILNAGKSLTAEELVNHVWSDEEADAEDVWINISYLRQKLQSIRSAVTIVGEKGGPFSIERAVTSK, encoded by the coding sequence ATGAGAATTTTAGTAGCGGAAGACGAACAACAACTGGCCCACGTCCTGGCAACCGCCATGCGGACCAAGGGCTACCAAGTCGACGTGGTTGGTGACGGTCAGGCCGCCGTTGATCACGCCCAGGAGAATCCCTACGACGTCATCATCTTAGACATCATGATGCCGGTCAAGTCGGGCCTGGAAGCCTTGAAGGAGATCCGGGCCAGCGGTGATTCGACCTACGTGATGATGCTGACGGCGATGGGTGAAGAGGACGACCGGGTTAACGGCCTCGATGCGGGGGCTGACGACTACCTGACGAAACCCTTCTCCTTAAAGGAACTGCTGGCCCGGCTGCGTTCCCGGGAGCGCCGCAGTGAGGAATTTAACCGCGACGTCATCCAATTTGGCGACCTAACCTTAAACAGCAACGACCAGTCCCTGGAAAGCCACAATTCGATCAGCCTGACCAGGAAGGAAAGCCGTCTGCTCCAGTACCTGATCTTAAACGCCGGCAAGAGCTTAACGGCGGAGGAACTGGTGAACCACGTCTGGTCCGATGAGGAGGCCGATGCCGAGGACGTCTGGATCAACATCTCCTATCTCCGGCAAAAGCTGCAGTCGATCCGCTCGGCCGTGACCATTGTCGGCGAAAAGGGCGGCCCCTTTTCGATTGAGCGGGCGGTGACCAGTAAATGA
- a CDS encoding GTP pyrophosphokinase: MSIYGSYDQVLPKILETTRTRIQQLNDQVVAADQPKLYEHLIGRVKEPASMEEKCRRKGYPVTTESALRRCRDAVGLRIVCNFIDDIDRCLTQLRQADWCTIVKEKDYITNAKPNGYRSYHLILDEETPYTDIEGQNPGHFFVEIQLRTIAMDSWASLEHEMKYKHDIKDPERISRELKHCADQLASCDVQMQTIRQLIHEDD, from the coding sequence ATGTCAATCTATGGTTCTTACGACCAGGTTCTGCCCAAGATCCTGGAAACGACGCGCACGCGCATCCAACAACTGAATGACCAGGTCGTAGCGGCCGACCAGCCGAAACTATACGAGCACCTGATTGGCCGGGTCAAGGAGCCCGCCAGCATGGAGGAAAAGTGCCGGCGCAAGGGCTACCCGGTCACGACCGAGTCGGCCCTGCGCCGCTGCCGGGACGCGGTTGGTCTGCGGATCGTCTGCAACTTCATCGACGACATCGATCGTTGCCTGACCCAGCTGCGCCAGGCCGACTGGTGCACGATTGTTAAGGAAAAGGACTACATCACCAACGCCAAGCCCAACGGCTACCGCAGCTACCACCTAATTCTGGACGAAGAGACCCCATACACGGACATTGAAGGCCAAAATCCCGGGCACTTCTTCGTCGAGATCCAGCTGCGGACGATCGCCATGGACTCCTGGGCCAGCCTGGAACACGAAATGAAGTATAAACACGATATCAAAGATCCGGAACGAATTAGCCGGGAGTTGAAGCACTGCGCCGACCAGCTCGCCTCGTGCGACGTTCAGATGCAGACGATTCGCCAGCTGATTCACGAAGACGATTAG